A segment of the Rattus rattus isolate New Zealand chromosome 4, Rrattus_CSIRO_v1, whole genome shotgun sequence genome:
CTGGGGTTGGTTGCCAACAGCCACGTGGTAGTTCACAAGAgtgcaactccagtcccagaggatccagcaccTTCTGGCCTCCCCGGACtccatggacacagacacacaacacatgtGTTGAAAAAACACACACCAGgcaacacactcatgcacatacaaaatataaaagcaaaatcttaaaaaacaaaaatgaatttaagaGGAAAGCTTCATGTTTTAGGAAATAGTACATTTTTCTTACCTTGATAAGTCTGCGTTCAGCTTTGATTTGGGGCTAGGAATTGTGTGCAATCACAAACCAagagtaaattattttaaagttcccAGGGGCCTTTGAATTCTCTCACATAAAGCATGCTTTCTACAAAGGTGGACTCTAAAGACATGGGTTTATTACACCAGTTATTACACCCTCAAGCTTGAAAACCAGTGTGCACAGTGTCACCTCTCTGCACGGGTGTGGGGTTGTTGCAGGAGAGTTGTGCAGTGCggcagggagggacagagagagctgCTGTGCTTCTGAGGAGGACTGGAGGAGCCTGAGCCAGTGTAGACGGACTGTGACTGTGGGATAGGACAGACCTttagtacattttatttacttactctgtgtgtgtgggacCATAGCTCACAGGTAAGGGTTAGAGAACAACTCGGGGGCACCAGTTCTCTGAAGGATAGAACTGGAGTTAAACTCAGCAGTGGTGCCTttactcgctgagccatctcagcagaccAGAACAGTCCTAGCTTTCCTCCATTGTCACTTAACAGTGGCACCAAAGGTGACAGGCAGCATTATTCTCTCAGCACAGCCAGCCTGGGCGGGGTGTTGGAGAAGAACTTGCAGCGTCCCCTTCCCCCTTGTAAGCAGTAAATCTCAACCACACAGCCTGCTTCCAGCTGAGACTTGCCTCTGCTGTCCTGTCACCTTGGTCATGGGTGATGGAGGTGCTCTGGGGGTGGGTTTGGCAGGGTAGTAATTACACTCGCAGAGGCTCATGGGCTTTCCAGAAGGAGCCAGTAAGTGAGGGTTTGCCGTCTCTTCGTCTTGTGACGTGTATTTATAGCAAGACAGTCACAGACGCTCCTTCATAGTTTTAGGTTTTACCCTtttttgaagaataaatatatcttttctgGTAAAAGGAATTTAgttgttacttttaaattttccttttctcaggAGAAGCAGTAACCACATCCTTCATGCTTTTAGAAGCCTTTATGTGGCCCATTGTTATAGACCTGGGAGGACAGGGTGACTCCCTTCTTCTTAGGCTCTGGCTTACTGGAAACCCCTGTCCCATTGACCACAGCATGTGGACCATACAGAGGGAAGGTAGCACTGTCTTAGGCCTGAAAGAAATAGCTAGAGAAGAAACGGGCAGACCTCTGTTTGCCCTAAGCCATAAATGATGAGGCTGGTGGATTTTGAGGTTGTTGAGCAGATGGTAGAATGTATGAACCATGCAGAAAGTACAGAGAAAAGGTTGTTCTGAGGCATGGCCCCTGCCAATTTCCCTTTTTCTGAGCTCAAGAATGTTTGCAGGTTCTTTGCAAATGGCAGTTATCCTGGGGTTTAACATGATCGTTTTCTTATTTTCAGATTGATTTCGTCGCCCATGACGATATCCCCTACTCTTCGGCAGGGAGCGACGATGTGTATAAGCACATCAAGGAAGCAGGTGAGTGGGCTCAGGCCCAGCCACACTGGGCGGGGTCTTGGCGATCGCAGAGATTCAGCCATGACACTGCTTACAGTGGACCAGGGTTCTGAGAGATTTAACTGTGGACAACATTGTAAGTGAGCATAGCCTCAGCATCTGCTGGTTCTTGGCTTAATcatctctttaatttttcttaattttaggaCAAGttccatatttttcttatttggaCAGTGTGTGCCTCCTTCTAGTCTTTCATTCAGTCCCCTGGGTGCCAGGATCTCTAAACTTCACTTAGAGTAATAACAgagtctgcttttttttcctaaaaagaataaattttatcttggaactcactgtgtagaccaggctgcctttgaacttagagacctcctgcctcttctctgcctctgatGTGGCAAGACATCAATCGTTTGTCTGTTTCATCTTAGGCATGTTTGCTCccacacagaggacagaaggcaTCTCCACATCAGACATCATCACCCGCATTGTCCGTGACTATGATGTGTATGCAAGACGGAACCTGCAGAGAGGCTACACTGCCAAGGAGCTCAATGTCAGCTTTATCAACGTGAGTTGCAGCCTCCCCTCATAGCTCCCTGCCTCTTTAGGCACACGTTGCTTCTCGCGCTGTCTGCCCTAGGCTGCTTTCCAGTGTGCTGTGCGGTTCTCACTCTCCAAAGCTAACTCACGTCTCTTTCGGGAAGCATCACGCTGAGCACTTTACAAAGAGTAGAGCGCAAAGGCAGTTTCTGTCCTCATGGTCTAAACGTATTGATACAAGGACAATtaaacaaagccaggcatggtagtggtacctttaaccccagcattcgggaggcagaggcaggcagatttctgtgtgaGCCAGGCTAGCTCggctgcacagtgagatcctgtctttaaaaaaaaaaaaaaaagaaaggaaaaaaagatatacAAATCGATTTAACAAATAGGAATGTATAATTATGcctgcctatagtcccagcacagATGCACCTGTTCCAATGAAGGGACTGGAGACAAGGGGACCAGAATGTTGAGGCCAGTGTTAGGGAcatgacactctgtctcaaaaaaaaaaaaaaatgacaaaagtataaattatataGCACATTATATCAAagagtggttctttttttttttttggttctttttttcggagctggggaccgaacccagggcctttgccttcctaggcaagcgctctaccactgagctaaatcccaacccccaaagaGTGGTTCTTAACTGTGGTTGacttttgctttttataaaaaattatgtgATCTTTTGAGCATAAGATGAAAACTATGGATCTTTCCCTGTGTGGCTAATGATGCCAGTGTTTTATATATGGTTTCCCCACATTGGTGTATTTCgcaagtcctgtctcaaaaacaaacacagaaaagccACACAGGTACTTTTCATTAATATTGGCTTTTAGAAAAGatataaattgtatatataaataatgctTCAATAAAGTTGCTTTAAACAGAGCAAACCTAATAACTATATTGGATGCAATAATTATTTACCCAAACTCTTTGCTTGCTCCCGGCTCTCTGAAAGCATTAGATAAACCAGAATAGGGCTTAGTGGTCCATCCCATCACCCACaatttggaaggcaaaggcaggaagaccacTTCAGATTGAaggtttcaggtcagccagggctacataggagaCCCTGACTTAAAACCAAGGGAAAAAGGTAGGTGAGTCAAGTGTGCTCAGTGCTtagaaggctgagtcaggaggattacaaatttgaggctacatagcaagactgtgtcataaaacaaaagcaaaagcatagAGAGTGAgatctgtggttaagagcactggctgctcttccagaggccccgattctattcccagcacccacgtggcggCTCACgattctcttctggcctgctaAGCACTACAAGTATGAGGTGCACAGACAATAGAAAGCTACCAGTAACATAAAGGAAAGTAAAGGGGAAAACCCCAAATgatgcctcttccttctctctctccccctttacCTTGTGCAGCCAAGGGCTGCATGTATCACTAAGCTGTACTTAGTGGCCTCTTCCTTCCTTATGACAGAGAAATTAAgaaactagcttttttttttttttttttttttttgcattgttttgtaTAATAAATGTTCTTAgattatagcccaggctgacctggaacttgtgatccttctaccttggcctcctgagtcctggggttaCCTGGCAAGTGGCAGCATGCTCAGACAGTGTAGTACTTTACATTAGCCTTGACAGAACTTCTTCTCCATCAGAGCGCTTATACCACTTTACACTAATGTTTAGGGATGTTTGCAGGACCAACTTTTTGTCATTTTGCAAATGAGCAAGCAGATCTCCAGCTTATAAAAGGCAAAACATGAGAggatggcttggtgggtagagTGGATGCTATGGGCAAGTAATGACCTGAgttctggtccccagcacccatgtcaaaagCTAGGTGTGGCAGCACATCCTTCAAAACAGAAGGATCCCTGGAAGCCTAGAAGAATTCAGTGagccaggttcaatgagagaccatCTCAGAAAAATAAGGGGGGAGCGGTTAATTAAAGAAGATACCTGATGttgacctcacacacacacacacacacacacacacacacacacacacgtaattaaaGTCAGTCTACCTAAAGTCATGGAATGGGTTAGTGACAGGGCATCCAGTATCGTGGGTTAATTAAGGATGTAGTCTTTCCATTTTGACTCTGTCTAGCACATTGACTGCTTCTTGGGAGTGCTGTGTGGTGATCTTGTGCACGCACTCGCCCATCTGAAAGAGCcatattggatatatttctagTTCGCTTTATTAGATTTATCTTAAACCTTGACTTCTTTTGGTTGCATGCTAATCTATTTCTGCCCTCACCCTTAGAGTTTACAATGTTGAATTATCACACTGTCATAGAAGGTTGTCCAGAGATGATCTTTCCTGTTATTATGTTAAATAAACACAGAGCAGATTAAgcaaagtagaattttttttattttgaaaacagtaTCAGTAGCCAAACTCTCTTTTCTGGTAGGTAAAGttgggtattttttaaattaatactattttttaaataatatttttaaatctatggtttgtgcatgtgagttcaGTGTCTGTAGGGGCAGAGGTGTCAGGTCTCTCAAGAACTGGACATACAGGTAGGGGTGAGCCTTCCGAGGTTCCCACTGTGAACTGAACTCGGGTTCTCTGGAATACAGGATGCACTCACCCTCTAAGCCATCGGGCCAGCCTGGGTATTAGTCTTAAAAACCACTTGTTTCTTGTTCTAGGAAAAGAAATACCACTTGCAAGAACGAGTTgataaagtaaagaagaaagtgaaagatgTGGAGGAAAAGTCAAAAGAATTTGTGCAGAAGGTGGAAGAGAAGAGCATCGACCTCATCcagaagtgggaggagaagtcccGAGAGTTCATTGGAAGTTTCCTGGAAATGTTTGGTCCAGAAGGAGCACTGGTGGGAGCCTTTCTTCCTGACACTTGAGGGAATATCAGGGAAGGGggctgcttttctcttcttttgctgtttctgttgtaTTGGCGATTGAACCCAGGCAGAGTATACATGCTagtaagcactctgccactgagctacaacctcaGTCCtatgttggttggttggtttgtttattattttttgagactagaactcactaggtagccttGGTTGACTTGACACttgcagtgtagaccaggctggcttagaactcaacactgatctgcctgcctctgtctcccaactgcagggattaatggtgtgtgctaccacaccaggcttatttatttattatttgagacaggatctccttgAGGCCTAGACTGGCCTAGAGCTAcccatgtggcccaggctggccttgaacttgtgatactAATAGCTTCAGCCTCCAGTCAATATACAAGTGAATTTAAGAGAATCACAATGCTGTGGagtagaaagaaatagagaatctTTGCGCAGAAAGGACCATCAAAATTAAGAAGTTATTTAATATAGTTACATATCTTCTAGTAATTTTGTCAGCTGTTTTATCAGCCTTGACAACCTCTATATTTTGGGTTTAtattgaagagaaggaagatggagaacagATAGAAAACTTCCTCTCTATGAAGATCCACTATGTGTTCCCCAGTGAGGGGATCTGCCCTGAGGAGTAGCACAGCGTTCTCAAACCAAATAAAGAATTCCACTAGTGAGCCTTGGTTTTTGCTGGAGTTTGGACTGCACACTAGCCCTTGGATGCCTCTGACGGAAGTCAAGGCTAGGCTGGCTGCAGTGAGCAGGTGGAGAATGCCTAGGACTACAGTTATGCCCTCCTGTCTTCTGGAGTCACGGTTAGCACAGTAGGGGCTAGGGAAACAAGTCAGTGGCAGAGTGTTTGAGATTAGTATGCTTGAGACCATAGTTTTGATGCCAGCAATGAGGAACAGTTGCCGGGAGAGCCATAGAAATTTGAGGTTTCAGAGGCTCCAGTAGTGACACATGTGGTCTGTAGGTATCTTCTAACTCTTCCTTTTGGTCTCCTCCCCAGAAGCACATGCTGAAAGAGGGAAAAGGTCGGATGCTGCAGGCCATCAGTCCCAAGCAGAGTCCCAGCAGCAGCCCTACTCATGagcgctccccctccccctcctttcggTGGCCCTTCTCTGGCAAgacttccccatcttcctccccagcAAGTCTCTCTAGGTGCAAGGCTGTGACCTGTGACATCAGCGAGGATGAAGAGGACTAACTTTTCAtccctgttccctctctctccccctgcccgTCACCTCCAGAAGCTCTGTTGAATTCCATTTTGTGATCCCAACACTAAACCTAAGGACATCTACAAAGAACAGACAAACGGGGCAAGAGGACCTGGGAACGGGGGAACCAAAACAGCCCATGCCCTGCCTGAGACATTCTCAGCCACACCACGGAGGCTGCCCACACCTTAGAAGCCTGCTCTGCATCCATCTTTCCTCCCCAGAACGTTGCTTTACTGTTTATTGCTCATGTAATCTTGACAGGGAGATTGTcatttacatcatttcttttaaaaagtagtctTTCAAATATAGTAAGTACAACTAATTTTTTGCCCCTGAGGAGTGGGCAGAAGAAGGAGGCGTGGAGTGCCCAGAGGCCTTTCTTCCTGAACACTAGTGCTTGCCTTCTGCTCCGAAGCAAAGCGGCTTGCCAGGTCCTTCAAACAGGGAGCCATGCTGCTGGGTAATTTGGGGAGAGAATCGTAATTTTAATgtccctaaaaaaaaaatctcaaagccGTATTAGCTCCAGATTCCCTGAGTGTCCTGCCGGCCCATGTGTCAGCGTGGCTGTGGGGGGAAGAGCTGTGAGCCTGACTTTTCTTACTCCCAGAGGAGTTTCTTGTTGGACCCAATGGGGTCCATGAAGACACTGATGGGGATGGACCCAAACCACAGAGCATCAGATGCAGTTTTTCCACTGTGTTCATCTTCTCAGCAAATCCTGTTGCCCAGTTATTCGGGAGCTCTTGCCAATCTCTTTCCTGCATCCTTCCTGTGAAGGAAGGGACACAGGGCTACTGTGACtggagagaggagtgggagaaaGTCAGTCCGGTTCAAGAGCAGTTGCGGTTGAGTTCTGCTGGGCTCGTGTCCCTCCCTGCAGCTGCCCTCTCAGCACGTCCGGCTTATACAAAGGATACTTTGTAAATGTTTGCAGCTTGCACTTGACCCGTCCTGGATCCATGCTGCTTATTGCAGTAGTCAGCACTTAGACTTTCACAGAGCACACAGGCAAAAGCACCTGGAAACACTCTCCTCAACCTCTGACCATCTTAGAATGTCCTTGGGTCAAATGAGTACCACATGGAGTCTTTGCTCCGAGAGCTGCACCTAGCAGGGATTTCCTCCAGTCCACCTCCAGAAGCAACAGGCACGGGTTAAAACTGCTAGCACACAGAGGTCATGCCCTCTTGCCTGCCTGTGGCTGGTGGCCCCAAGAGGAAACAAGTTGACTTTGAAATCAGAGAGTACTGACTCTCAGCACTTACTGTTGGGCAGGAGCCGGTGTTTCCGGCCCCTGGCACCCCATATCACTACATGGCCCAGCAAGCTCATGGCCATTAGTTATCCTGTAGCTGGATGTAGGGTAAAGTTGTTTATGTCCAGGGCCTACTAGTTGTCACTCATAAATACCCCTCGTGGGGGTGGAGCTTTGTGTTTTcagcaaagaaaacattttctttttcctcgtACCTCCTCACTGGTCCGTGCTGGGACTGTGAGCATTTTTCAGTCCTCCCTAGACACGCTAGTGGAATCTGTGCTACTGCCTAAGGGTCTGAGGCTAGCACCACACAGTGCCTGCAGAACAGGACTACCTAGGCTTCTAAACTATCTCCCAGGCAAAgctgagcagaggagaggggcAAAGAGGCACCCCCTGGTGTCCCAGTGGCCTGTGGAAACGCCATTGCTAATTCCTCATGAAGCACTGCTTTCTCTCAGACCTGATCCAGATGGCCTTGGCCTGGGATCCTTTCTCTGAACCTGTTGAAATTAGTCTTTTCTCACATTATGTACTGCGGAATGGCTCATTTTAACTTTTCTACTTTAGTCTTCTCTTTGGGGATCCGtttctctctgccttattctccCAGGTATACAGAGGTGGTGATGTCACTGCTGGCACTCACCTGCTTGTTCTCTCAGTGCGTGCCACTCAGGTGTGGCCTATGGAAATGCAAAGGGAGCCATTCATGTTCGACTTTCCTCCATGTAGTCATTCAAGTAGACGGTCCCAGACATCAGAGCATCTATGCTGACACCCTGCTAGGACTAGCCGATGCTCATACTCACCCGATACTGTCTCCTAACACTCAGACAGTTTAGACATAAGCAAAGGCATTGGGGGTGTGGCTGCATGTAGGTACGTGAGGGTCAGTGTGCTCCTTGGTGCTAGAAAAAGGTACTGTTGAGATGGTGCACCATGTGGGTAAGCTGTGTAACGCTCGATCTGTGACTCAGTCTGTCCAAGAAAGCAGCATGGAAGGGCCGGGGAAACCGTAAGTTGTTTGGCCTCACAGCCATATGAGGAGGCTGAAGACAGGAGCCCTGTGGCTGGGGTTGAGGAGGAGCCAGTGCAGCACTTAACCTTGGCACGGGCTGAACAGGAAGTTTGCTTATTCGTATACTGGGCCGGAGACTGAAAACCGAGGCTGCCACTTAGAGAAAGTAGAGTTGGGTCACCAGTGCTGCTCCTGGGGCTAAGCCAGAGACCCTCACGTGAGGAACGGGGGAGTTGAGGGCAAAAATCCTGATGAGAAAGATTGAGAGACCTTTTCTGGTCACTCTCCTCAGCAGCACCTCAGTTATTCTTGAGGCTGCACATCTGAGCAGCTATCTAGGACGCCCTTCCACAGTGGCTCCTCCAACTGCTTTGTCACTGTCTCCGCCGTCTTCACTTGTGTAACTCACATTCTGGGGCCTGTTGTCTTTGAGATCTGTTCCTTATCAACTTTTCAATCCTTTCCCAAGTCAGTTCTGTTTCTTGCTTTGGTTTAATTCCCCAAGCCATACCTTCTAGATTTCTGTCAGCATAGATGCGCCGAAATTGAACCCGCACAGTTCAAAGAAAGCTTTCTCAACAATGTTTTAAGactaatggtatttttttttaaagcatacc
Coding sequences within it:
- the Pcyt1a gene encoding choline-phosphate cytidylyltransferase A, whose translation is MDAQSSAKVNSRKRRKEVPGPNGATEEDGIPSKVQRCAVGLRQPAPFSDEIEVDFSKPYVRVTMEEACRGTPCERPVRVYADGIFDLFHSGHARALMQAKNLFPNTYLIVGVCSDELTHNFKGFTVMNENERYDAVQHCRYVDEVVRNAPWTLTPEFLAEHRIDFVAHDDIPYSSAGSDDVYKHIKEAGMFAPTQRTEGISTSDIITRIVRDYDVYARRNLQRGYTAKELNVSFINEKKYHLQERVDKVKKKVKDVEEKSKEFVQKVEEKSIDLIQKWEEKSREFIGSFLEMFGPEGALKHMLKEGKGRMLQAISPKQSPSSSPTHERSPSPSFRWPFSGKTSPSSSPASLSRCKAVTCDISEDEED